GGAGCGTCGTTTCTTGTCAGCTGCGGTGTGTGGTGttttattgattctctctctctctctctctctctctctctctctctctctctctctctctctctctctctcgccttctctttgtgtgtgtgtgtgtgtgtgtgtgtgtgtgtgtgtgtgtgtgtgtgtgtgtgtgtgtgtgtgtgtgtccgccattGGCTCCCATTAGTGTGTGTGAGAAGAATAGATAATGAGAAGTAATTTTATGCGGCTATTAGTATTACTTGTTGCTCTCCTGTGCTCAGTGGcggttgtttttgtttgtcctACTGTtgttatgtttattattattattattattatcatcaatattgctgtctttttttcttcctactgcttatattttcattattactactactacttcaagatGTACACAAgcaactatttctactactactactactactactactactactactactactactaccgctacttaTTTATCGATCTCTCTACGTTCTCAAGGTACTCTCTATTACAAGGAATAattgatttttcttcttccttcttcatattctctccctccttcctctccctccctccttctccctctctccctccctccctatctacaTTACACCTGTGACTTCCTAacattttatattcatttatgcGGTGACGAAGagcctgatgtgtgtgtgtgtgtgtgtgtgtgtgtgtgtgtgtgtgtgtgtgtgtgtgtgtgtgtgcctcctttctttttgtcttaccCAACGTAGAGCAACAGCAGAACATACACGAGAGGGATAGGATGgcgcctcttctctctctctctctctctctctctctctctctctctctctctctctctctctctctctctctctctctctctctctctctctctctctctctctctctctctctctctctctctctctctctctctctctctctctcgttctctctgtaATTATTCTTGTTCCTAATGCTTTAAGGTTTCCGTAATGAGATTTTTAATgaatggtgtatgtgtgtgtgtgtgtgtgtgtgtttgtttgtgtgtgtgtgtgtcttattggTATCTATTTGttatgtcttttctctctctctctttctctcgttctctctttcgtTCGCGTGAAgccttacaattatttttttcctccgtccctcactacattttatctcccttctctcagtctccccttctcttcccttcgttaccttcctcctcctttctttccgcccctacctcctccccacttcctccccttctctccccttcccttgcctctcgaAACCCTTTTAATCTGGCTCCCCtgattccctctctccccttcgtgttcccttatcttctctcccctctctctctttctcttcccgtccctttcttctatctccaCCCTTCATGTgtagcgatgagagagagagagagagagagagagagagagagagagagagagagagagagagcatcactaCGGATTCAGTTATGATTCTGTTTTATTGCCATAAGATGACACGCAGGCGCGCAGGCACgcttcccctctctctcgctctaacacacacacacacacacacacacacacacacacacacacacacacacacacacacacaatgtcatCCTGTGGTTATAATCAGATCAAATTTGCAAAAAGGCAATATTATTTGATTCGCCGCTACCACAACCATTGAAGGTCAAAGGTCAACACACATCAGCAAACACACAAGGGACGCACGGCCTACCTTGGTGTCCGGCTCCTTGGTGCTGAGGTCGTCCGGCTCGTAggactccttcacctcctccacctccaccttgacCTCGGCCTCGCTCTTGTTGTCGTCGCCCTCCGCCGCCGACGCCGCCGACCCAGCCACCGACCCGACCTCCCCCTCGGACTCCTCCCCTGAGATCTTCGGGGGGCGGCCTCGCCTTCTCTTGGCACCGTACGTGGCGGAGGGCGAGAGGGGCGGCCGCTTTAGGGGCGGGGGGTCCCCTGCGAGGGGCGTGAGGGGCGCCATGGGGACCACGCCCGGGGCCACGCTGGGGGGGGCGGCGCCGGCCATGGCCTGCGGCACCAGGTaggcggaggacgaggacgtGGTGCTCTCCAGACGCTTCTTCTCGTTGACCTCCGTGAGCCCCTTGATCCTGAGGGACTCGGCCACCCGCAGGAAGCCCGACAGGTTGTCCTGGTCCACCGACACCTCGCCGCGGTACATGAAGTCCAGCAGGTCCCGCATGTCGGTGTAGCGCACGTCCTTCAGGATGACGATTGGGTGCTTGTCGGGGTGTGACGCCAGCACCGCCtgggggggtggagagaaggagagggtaagagttgtggcggtggtggtggtggtagtggtggtggtggtgtgtttatTCCCTGCTCTATAGAGGATCAATACTTTACTCTGTGTGACCCCAACCCGCGGGGCTCCCTACTGTTAACGTTATGACGGTGTTCACAGCACTTAGCAGGCGGCTTAGCGAGTGTTCCTGTTGGCCCAGCGATGAATGGCGGGGAGACAACCGAGGCAGCCACGCCGCTTTCTCTTTGCTGTATTTTACTTTGTTAgcgcccctcctcctcacctggcctcccctccctcaccccaccgcACGATAgcccccctcccactctctccccctaACCTCCCCCACTCCGTCCCTCCTACGCTCTCCCCTTGCTTCGTCCCTCCCCTTCATCAAAGAGCATAGCCGCCCCGTGACCCTCCTGCTCCCCCCACCTTCTGCTCTCCAAGTGCCTTCTTAGACTCCTCCTTCAccgcactttctcctcctcttacacctgCTGGCTATCTTCCTCCTACCTACTCCTCCTtactactctcctccctcctactcttcctcactccctcactatcttcctcttcctcctctctactctctctgttccttctttctcttcctacctctcctaaTCTTGCCATACATCTTAAACCGTTTCCATAGCTTTTCAAACCCTTATCTTTCCCGTGTGTACCTTTCACGCCCCCcatccatttcctctcccctttcttctcctccctccacacccaTTCCAGGCCAGCCCATTAACCTCTTGTgccacctcccccttcctccccttcctctccctctgcgcCATTGTCATTTCCTCCCATTATTTCTCCCATATTCCTCCCCTCATTAGCTTTCTCCCAtacactctctccccttctctcccttttcccctttgaCTCCCTGCCTGGCCCCTCTTTgccccacttcctcccttcccctttcttcctctctctctccctttttcctgtaTCTCGTTTTCGTTATAATTgactttctctctttgtttttctctctctctctctctctctctctctctctctctctctctctctctctctctctctctctctctctctctctctctctctctctctctctctctctctctctctctctctctcctttgttttgtgGTTTATATATTTAGTTTTTCTGTTTTTGCCAGATCTgactttcacttcctcttttttatgtttCATGGaagacttatttatttatttttccgctTTTCGTCTCAAACtgccattaatttttttttttgcagtttatttattttttgttctctctaactttctttttccttgcagTATCTCATTTTGGTCATCtctacttctgtatattttttctttctggaTTTACTGCTTTGATTCGCCTTTCATTGCTAATATCATAAAGTTCTCGTTTCATTTTACGTATttctttctatttacttcttcatTAGCTTCGAAATATTTGCTTTTAGTTTTTATTTCTAACTGTGGTCGAGCGTAattctgtctcctctcctttttaatttcccttccttatcatcGTCCATCATGTTATCAGTAATACGAAccatttattattctttctctgtGGCGTTTTTTGCCTATTTGATTTTTCGCTTGATTCATATATATACTTTCCTTTACATTTATTAATTCGTATCACACTTTTTCTATCCTACTTTTGTCTCGTTTCCTTTTTTACTCTGTtccgtctctttttcttttttattctttttatttattcctctttctatttctctatttctcttttgctctttttctcttctctccagcatctcgtcgtcagccacacacacaaacacataatcgATTCCACACGCGTTTGTTCGCTAAATGAATAACACACACGTACCTTAATTTCCTGACCTCTAACCCATCGCGCACGTGACCTCTGACCTCTCGCCGGTAACCCCTtggcccttctcctcccttttagcCCTTGACTCTTGACCCTTAGATGACCTCTGACCCTTCGCTTCCCTGCCCcaccctctctcattctctttcgctctcgctctctcctgtCCTCGGTATCCTATGACCTTTACCTGCATCAATTCGCCTTTCTCTACGCGTTCAGCACCtgttcattcttccctccctgcacacctgtctatatctctctttcccttttgtgtctgtctttatctctgtctatctatgggTGCATGTTCTTATTGTTACTTTTACATTAGTTTCCCCTTACCTGGTTGTCTTGTCTCACCTGGATGGCTTTTATTTCACTCACACCTGTTGTCCTGTTttcgttttccctttcttctacttttacctgttcctttttttatctttttttcatccgTCATTCATTTTTGGATCTATACTTTTTAGCTCtatactctccctctttctctctccctctctctcttcctgtcgcAATTATTTCATCATGCACCTCgctcttccctttccctaactCTCCATTATTCATTCTTTTCTGTTCAACGTTGATTCTCGTCActctcttgttctccctctctctcacaccttttcatcttccacctgttctctcccattccttccccttcctcagatctttccttcttccctccttcttcccctgctCCGCTCCCTCATACCTTTCGTCCCCTTGCCCCTTCTTCATACCTTCTCTTACTCATCTTCTTTCCCGTTTCCTCATACCTCATACTGTTCCTCCTTACTCTTCTAGTCACCTTACCTATcccacccttccccacacaccttccctattcccttccctcacctaatgtgctttcccttcccttttccccttcctcaatacccttcctcctttttgcccgtcttttcccttcccaaatcactcctttcctttccctcatgcctcataccctttctccttcctttccttgtctccttacctattcctctccttcaccatATCTTCCCttaatcttctttcccttcctctcttacattataccctttctccttcctctcatcctactCCTACCATGCCCCACACCTAcccttgattttctttcttttcccctcttaacccacaccctttctcccttctcgtcccctcccttacttctcccctctcctcccgcaCACCTGCCCGGTCACCTGTCTCACCTGGAAGTAGGGGCTGCAGGCGGATAGGACAACCTTGTGTGCCTTGAGCGTCATCCCTTCGACGGCCAGCGTGACGTCGACGAAGGACTCACTCTGGAGGAGCTGCTCGAACACCGATATGATGTTGGACTGGTGGTTGTTCCAGCGGAGGCAGAACTGTTGCGGTGACATGGCCATTCTGACGCCCGGCGACAccctgaggaggagaggagaaggacacGTTAAAAATACAGAGGAATACAGCCATAACGTGGAGGCATGACATAAGGAAATACAAAATACAGTGGAATACAGCCATAACGTGGAGGCATGACATCaggaaatacaaaatacagaggAATACAGCCATAACGTGGAGGCATGACATcaggatatacaaaatacagaggaATACAGCCATAACGTGGAGGCATGACATAAGGAAATACAAAATACAGTGGAATACAGCCATAACGTGGAGGCATGACATCaggaaatacaaaatacagaggAATACAGCCATAACGTGGAGGCATGATATcaggatatacaaaatacagaggaATACAGCCATAACGTGGAGGCATGACATcaggaaatacaaaagagagcagAGGAAAGGCGAATAACGTTAAACAGTTGTGATGTggacggggaggagggaagagaaaaatggagggggaagaaagaagaatggccACTGTGACATtacggcgggaaggggaagggaagaggaagggtggtgggagagaggaaggagtgatgaCAGAGGACACGTtgcggagaaaagaagaaagaggcgataaaaagagaaaaagaaaaggcaaataaCATTAAAGAGTTGGATTTGTGGCCATCATGACGCTTAGCGAGTAGaagagagggagtggatgagggGGTTAGATGAGGTGGACgagggggtgagaggaggaggaggaggaggaggaggaggaggaggaggaggattagtaaaGGAGGCTCACGGAAGAGGAGGATTTAGAGAAGAGGGTCAGagtagaaatgaaaggaggagatgagagggaagggtgagagaggagaatgaggatacccattgctattattattattattattattattattattattactattattattattattatcactcacTATTAGAGAG
The DNA window shown above is from Eriocheir sinensis breed Jianghai 21 chromosome 15, ASM2467909v1, whole genome shotgun sequence and carries:
- the LOC126998771 gene encoding zinc finger and BTB domain-containing protein 17-like isoform X4, which encodes MFPFLIPHMVSPGVRMAMSPQQFCLRWNNHQSNIISVFEQLLQSESFVDVTLAVEGMTLKAHKVVLSACSPYFQAVLASHPDKHPIVILKDVRYTDMRDLLDFMYRGEVSVDQDNLSGFLRVAESLRIKGLTEVNEKKRLESTTSSSSAYLVPQAMAGAAPPSVAPGVVPMAPLTPLAGDPPPLKRPPLSPSATYGAKRRRGRPPKISGEESEGEVGSVAGSAASAAEGDDNKSEAEVKVEVEEVKESYEPDDLSTKEPDTKSVDSNPGPSGESLGKEVTRLPADDQENTRESPGSEVCCVPDIWTPEGGVVRGSTPIKQERPTPTPTPGTPTTTPALTPATTPTPLLTTPSLPSILAPIQQVPLDLVIDSCDGNDLEQNVTLDYVLNSNGTATCKLCGELLPSRNHWYRHKYKTHAAALYRCDDCGVVYKSKKGYETHMEVKHAKVKPSCGERPRKRDWQTVNKTMEEAKRQQEEAMVSAIIARVKLECAMEGEDCSRRGYQKH